CTGGCTGCGGAACGGGCCGCCCGAGCGCCGCGCATCGGACGGCCCGATGCCGTGCACGGCGCGGAACGCCCGGCCGAACGCCTCGGTCGAGCCGTAGCCGTGGCGTACGGCGATGGTCAGCAGGTCGTCGGTGGTCTGCGTGAGGTCGGCGGCGGCCCGCGACATCCGCCGGCGACGGACGTACTCCGACACCGGCATCCCGGCGAGCGAGGAGAACATCCGCCGCAGGTGATACTCGGTCGTCGCGTGCCGCGCGGCCACCGCAGCGACGTCGACGTCTGCGGCGAGATCCGCCTCGACGGCGTCGACGATCTCGTTCAGGGCTGGCAGCACGCTGTGCCTCTGCTTCCTCGGTCGTGGACTTCGCCGACCATCCTGCAGCGGCGACGTCCCCTGCGCCCGATACCTCGGGACCGGTCCGGTCGGGTCGTCCGGCCCCGGCGTGAGCCCGCCCACAGAGCGCCCTTCGGGAAATAGTTAGCAAGGGTAATGAGTTATGCTCACGATATGGCACCCACGATCGAGAAGCTCGCGCGCACGGACGTCGGTCTGGCGTCCGCGCTGCGGCTGTCCGTCTTCCGGCTGGTGCGCCGCCTCCGCTCCGAGCGGGACCCCGACAACGAGCTGAGCATCGGCCAGCTCGCGGTGCTGGGTGACCTGCTGCGCGAGGGGGAGGCCAGCGTCGGTGAGCTCGCCCGGCGCCAGATGGTCCAGCCCCCGACGATGACCCGCGCGATCAACGACCTCGAGGCCGCTGGCTACGTGACCCGGCGGGCGTGCGAGGACGACGGCCGCCGCGCGCTGATCAGCATCTCCGACCAGGGAGCCGCGACGCTGGCTGCTGATCGCAAGCGCCGCGACGCGTGGCTCGCGCGCGAGCTGCGCAACCTGACCCCCGAGGAGCGCGACGCGCTCCGCACTGCCGCACCGATCCTCGAAAGGCTGGCCAACGCTTGAGCCCCACCTTCCGCGCCCTGGCGAACCGCAACTACCGGTTGTACGCCGCCGGTGGCGTGGTGTCGAACACCGGGACGTGGATGCAGCGCGTCGCCCAGGACTGGCTCGTGCTCGTCCTCACCGCTGGCAGTGGCACCGCCCTCGGCATCACGACCGGCCTGCAGTTCCTGCCGATCCTGCTGCTCTCGCCGTACGCCGGCCTGCTGGCCGACCGGTTCCCCAAGCGCCGCATGCTCCAGCTGACCCAGCTGATGATGGCGGTGCCTGCCGGCCTGCTCGGTGTGCTGGCGATCACCGGGGTCGCCGAGGTGTGGCACGTCTACGCCATCGCGCTGGTCTTCGGCATCGGCACGGCTTTCGACGGGCCCGCGCGCCAGTCGTTCGTGAGCGAGATGGTCGGTCCCGAGGACCTGCCCAACGCCGTCGGGCTGAACTCCGCCTCGTTCAACGCCGCCCGGATGCTCGGCCCCGCGTTGGCCGGTGTGCTGATCGGCGCCCTCGGCGGCGGCGCGGCGGCGACCGGCTGGGTCATCCTCCTCAACGCGATCAGCTACGGCGCCGTCGTCGTGGCCCTCGAGCGGATGGACCCGCGGCTGCTCGACACCCCGACGCCGCAGCCCCGCACGAAGGGCATGATCCGCGACGGCATCCGCTACGTGCGCAGCCGCCCCGACCTCAAGCTCATCCTCATGATCGTCTTCTTCGCCGGCACGTTCGGGCTCAACTTCCAGATGACGTCGGCGCTGATGGCGACCGAGGTCTTCGACCAGAAGGCCGAGGGCTACGGGATCATCGGCTCGGTGCTGGCCATCGGCTCGCTGACCGGCGCGCTCCTCGCCGCGCGACGTACCCGCATCCGCTACCGCCTGGTCGTGCTGGCCGCGTTGGCCTTCGGGATCGCCGAGGTGATCGCGGGGTTGGCGCCGACGTACTGGTCCTTCCTGGTCTGGGCGCCGGTCCTGGGGCTGGCGGCGCTGACGATGATCACCGCGGCCAACACGGTCATGCAGACCACCACCGTGGCGCACATGCGCGGGCGGGTGATGGCCCTCTACATGATGATCTTCATGGGCGGTACGCCGCTGGGGGCACCCATCGTCGGATGGATCGGCGAGACGTTCGGTGCGCGCTGGACGCTC
The nucleotide sequence above comes from Nocardioides massiliensis. Encoded proteins:
- a CDS encoding MarR family transcriptional regulator, which encodes MAPTIEKLARTDVGLASALRLSVFRLVRRLRSERDPDNELSIGQLAVLGDLLREGEASVGELARRQMVQPPTMTRAINDLEAAGYVTRRACEDDGRRALISISDQGAATLAADRKRRDAWLARELRNLTPEERDALRTAAPILERLANA
- a CDS encoding MFS transporter, whose translation is MSPTFRALANRNYRLYAAGGVVSNTGTWMQRVAQDWLVLVLTAGSGTALGITTGLQFLPILLLSPYAGLLADRFPKRRMLQLTQLMMAVPAGLLGVLAITGVAEVWHVYAIALVFGIGTAFDGPARQSFVSEMVGPEDLPNAVGLNSASFNAARMLGPALAGVLIGALGGGAAATGWVILLNAISYGAVVVALERMDPRLLDTPTPQPRTKGMIRDGIRYVRSRPDLKLILMIVFFAGTFGLNFQMTSALMATEVFDQKAEGYGIIGSVLAIGSLTGALLAARRTRIRYRLVVLAALAFGIAEVIAGLAPTYWSFLVWAPVLGLAALTMITAANTVMQTTTVAHMRGRVMALYMMIFMGGTPLGAPIVGWIGETFGARWTLIGGGLATIFGVLLAVVLFRRSERAAAVAEATIAVTEPKPSQSAA